One genomic region from Podarcis raffonei isolate rPodRaf1 chromosome Z, rPodRaf1.pri, whole genome shotgun sequence encodes:
- the FAM163B gene encoding protein FAM163B: MTAGTVVITGGILATVILLCIIAVLCYCRLQYYCCKKEESEEDGDEPDFGMDSHIPPLHCNRNVALTNGPSLYRSSSSPYKKHSQCRTVCPNCSHYEPPTFFLQEPEEEEEEEEEEVQNGGDLINYKAISQEDLELPVNMSGLQALNPNRLSAMREAFSRSRSISTDV, encoded by the exons ATGACAGCCGGGACTGTGGTCATCACAGGCGGAATATTAGCGACTGTCATATTACTGTGTATCATAGCGGTTCTCTGCTATTGTAGGCTTCAG TATTACTGCTGCAAGAAGGAGGAGTCCGAAGAGGACGGAGATGAACCAGACTTTGGCATGGATTCCCACATCCCGCCTCTCCACTGCAACCGCAACGTGGCTCTGACGAACGGCCCATCCTTGTACcgatcttcctcctccccctacaAGAAGCACTCCCAGTGCCGGACAGTATGCCCCAACTGCTCACACTATGAGCCGCCCACCTTCTTCCTCCAggagccagaggaggaggaggaggaagaggaggaggaggtccagAATGGGGGCGACCTCATCAACTACAAGGCCATCAGCCAGGAAGACCTGGAGCTGCCCGTCAACATGAGTGGCCTCCAGGCCCTCAACCCCAACCGCCTCTCAGCCATGCGGGAGGCTTTCTCCCGCAGCCGCAGCATCAGCACGGACGTCTAA